The segment CCATATCTTTAACGAATTTCAGAACATCATTATCTGAGCTTATAACAACAACTTCTCTAACAACATCCTTTAAAACAGTGATAACATCATTTAACATTGCTTTTAAAAGATTTTGACGTTCTAATTCTGTTAAAGTAGGTGATAAACGTGTTTTTGCATCTGAAAATTTGGATACTGGTACTATTGCAAAGGTTTTGCTTTTATCTATCTTCATATCAATGAACCCTTGGTTTTATCTTTTTAAAGTTTGTTTAATCTGAATTTGGCACATGAGGGGGCATCATGAGAAATTTCTTCCCAATTTTTTGATGCATCTAATATTTTTTTTAAACAGGACTGTTAAGAAACACTACTCATGGAACCATTAATTTGGAAAATTCCAGCAGATGATTGTTTTCCATTAAATTCCAGTTAAATTTTTTACCCAATCATTGAAATTGTTCCACATATCTGAAAGACTGGATGAAGAGCTGGATGTTGTGGTCTGGTTCAGAGTTGCTATTTCATCCTGTGTCACACCAAACTGTGCCATAACCTCAGATTTAGCTGTATCAGCGTCTTCTTTAAGTTTTGAGAATCTTATGTTCTGTTTGTTTGCAAGTGCAACTGGTTCTCCAGTGTATATATTCAGATCTCCACCAGAAAATATCGTCCATATCTTGAGCTGAGCATCTGTAGCATTTTGAACATCAGATGGATTTGAATTATCCACAATTTCTTTAATGGCATCTGAAGCAGTTCCTGCACTTTCAAGTTTCATTCCGCTGTAAGCTCTTTGAGCTGGTTCAAAGCAGTAAGCTTTGATATTTGCAGTTGACTGGGCTGTTACTTGCTTATCTTCTGCAGTTACTAAATCCTGTGAATCATTACTTTTTAATAGTTCGCCTTTTTCAATTTTTAACGTGTTTTTACCATTGTTTTGCACTTTAACCACATGTGGAACTGTTCCTGCAGATGTACTTTGAATTATGACCACATCACCTTGATCGTATGCCTGATCCAGGCTTATCCCTTCTATTTCTCCTGTTCCAGAGTAGCTCATAACTCCGAAGACTGCTGCAAATATAACAATTATGGATACAAGAAGAATTACCCTGAAATTCATGAGTTACCCCCGTTCAATATCTTTTTATATCTTTATTCCTTTTTTTTTAAATGAAGGCATAATTCAAAGGATATATTAATTCAAATGAATCAATTTATTCATTTAAAAGGTTTAATAGGTTTTTGCCATAAGGGCAATGTGTTTTGCAGGTTTACCACAGTTCATGCACACTTCATCTGCTTCAGATTCACTTTGAATTCCAAGTATGTCAACGTTGACCTTTTCCTCCAGATCCTTACCACATGTTTCATCCCCACACCATCCAAAGGAAATGATCCCACCATGCTCTTCCAGGGTCTTTGAGACTTCATCAATGTTTTCAACGGCTCTGATCTTATCTTCAAAGGAGTTCCAGGCTTTTTTGTTCATATTTATATTTATTTTTTCCATCAAAGCATTTATATCCATTATGAAACTTTCTGGATTGAAATCCATGAACTCCTTTTCACCGTTGTCACGTCTAACAGTTACAACCTTTTTATTTGCAATATCCCTTGGACCAACCTCTAACCTAAGGGGTACTCCCCTCATTTCCCACTCGTAGTACTTCTTACCAGCTCTTATATCCCTGTCATCGAAGTGAACCCTGAATCCTTCATTTCTAAGTTTTTCCTCAAGGTTTTTGCAGAAATCAAGAACTTCTTCTCCTCCCTTCTTGAATATGATTGGAACTACCACGATCTGGTAGGGTGCAACTGCAGGTGGGAGGCACAATCCTCCCTCATCTCCATGTATGCCTATGGTTGATGCTATGACCCTGTCTGAAAGTCCATAGCATGTCTGGTAAACATATTCATGTTCTCCTTCAAGGGTTTCATAGGTGATATCAAATGTTTTTGCAAAGGTCTGGCCCAGATTGTGTACCGTTGCAATCTGCAGGGTTTTACCATCTGGAAGCAGTGTATCAAAGGCCATTGTGTAATCTGCACCTGGAAACTTATCCCACTCTGGTCTCTTACTTATGGTGTATGGAATTCCAAGTGCATTGAAGAAGGTTCTGTATATCTCAAGGGCCCTTTCAACCTGCATATCTGCCTCTTCTTTGGTTGCATGTATTGTGTGGGCTTCCTTGAAGGTTGTGATTTCCCTTACCCTGATTAAAGGTCGTGTATGTTTGGTTTCATAACGGAAGGTGTTCACCACCTGGTAGAACTTCATTGGAAGGTCTGTGTGTGAGCGCACCCAGAGGGAGAACATGGGATACATTGCAGTCTCACTGGTTGGTCGCAGTGCAAGTTTTTTGTTGAGTTCGGTGAGTCCACCGTGTGTTACCCAGTAAACTTCGCTTTCAAACCCTTTAACATGTATAGCTTCCTTCGCAAGTTCGTCTTCAGGTATTAAAAGTGGAAATAGTACTTCCTCATGATCCTCATCCAGTATCTCTTTAAGAATGTTAAGGGTGTATTTTCTTATTTTAAAGCCCTGAGGCAACCATACATGCATTCCCTTTATTGGATATCGTGTGTCAATTATTTCTGCTTCTTCTAGGATGTTGTGAAACCATTCGCTGAATTCTGTCATTTATTCACCATGTTGTTTATTGGACTGCCGGTGTTCATATCGTACCCATGAAGATTCGATCTGCAATCCCCTATGAAATCTGTAATTAGAAATTTTTTTTTTAGATAAAATCCTTTGGAGTTTTGACTCCTGAACTTAATATCAAAATCTTGTTTAGAACTATTTAGGAGTTCTTTGTATTTCATTGTTTTTTATTATACCTTTGAATTTTTAGTATTTATTTTTTGAATAATAAATTTTTGGAATAAAAACTCCCAGAAACTATGAATAAATCTCGGAACTATGAAAAAAAGTTAGAATCAGATGTTTTTAGATAGATTTTTTTTAGATTGATTCATTTTATTCAAGGTAACACTCATTTTTCAGTAGTGGCTCTTTTTACATATAATTCACATCATAAAATTAGGTTTTCAAAGAACATGGCTTGAAATAAAAATTAAATCAAAAATTATTTTTATCCTTGTGTTAAAAATATTATAAAGAAAAAAGAAGTTTTAAAACTTATTTCTGAATAAGATAACTCTGAATAAATATATCAAGCAATTGAATGGAATTTGTATAGTGTAACCAATAAAAATATTTGAATAGATGCATTTTTTTAAGAATTTAAAATGAAGGGATGATAAAATGGATTTTAGAAAGATTCAGCTTCCAAGGGAAATCCACGCAGGAGCTGGGGTTATAACAGAAACAGGTGCTATTTGTAAGGATCTGAAGGTTGAAGGTAAAGCACTGGTTGTAACAGGACCCAGAACCATAAAAGTTGCAGGGGAAAAGGCAATTGAAAGTCTTCAAAGTGAAGGTTTTGATGTGGAATGTGTTACAATTGACACTGCATCCAAGGATTCAGTTCTGGAGGTTCAGGATGCTATGGATGATGTTTCAATAGTTCTGGGTGTTGGGGGAGGCAAGGTTATAGACACTGCAAAACTTGCATCCACCAGATCAGAACTGCACTTCATAAGTGTGCCAACTGCAGCATCCCATGATGGAATAGCATCACCAAGGGCTTCAATAAAGAATGAGGGGGGAAGCGTGTCATTGAAGGCAAAACCTCCAATAGGGGTCATTGCAGATACAAAGATAATAAGTCAGGCACCCTTCAGGCTCCTTGCAGCAGGATGCGGAGATATAATCTCAAACCACACATCCATACTGGACTGGAAACTGTCCTACAGACTTCTCAATGAATATTTCAGTGACTCTGCAGCAGCACTCTCACTTATGACTGCAGAGATGACCACAAAATCAGCAGATGCCATTAAAGAAGGCCTTACAGAAAGTGCTGGGCTGGTTGTGAAGGCTTTGATAAGCAGTGGTATTGCAATAAGCATAGCTGGTACAAGCAGACCTGCAAGCGGTTCTGAGCATAAATTCAGTCATGCCCTGGATATTGTTGCACCGAAACCTGCACTCCACGGTGAACAGTGTGGTGTTGGAACCATAATGATGATGTACCTCCACGGTGGGGACTGGAAATTTATAAGGGACACTTTAAAAACCATCAAAGCACCAACAACTGCAAAGGAAATGGGAATAAAACCAGAGTTCATTATTGAAGCTCTTACAAAGGCACACACAATTCGGAAAGAACGATACACAATACTGGGAGACCGTGGTCTTACAAGGGAATCTGCAGAAACACTTGCAACCACAACTGGAGTTATTTAACTTCAATCATCTTATTTTTTGATCATTTCAATCACATGAACTTTTTTTTGATGTTTTTGGAATCAGGAGGGATTTTTTTCTTTGTAAAAATTATGGATTTCTTCTTTTGAATCATATCAATTTAAAATAGTGCTTTTTTTAAATATGGCTCAAGTAACCTAGATTTATATAATCTTATGGATATAATAATTTCAATGTAGTTTGATTCACTTTAAATACATCATAATATTTAACAAATTAATATGAATAATTGGGAGTTGTCCCAGGAATGATGATAACATGATAACACTCATTGGAAAAAATCTTGCAAATAAAGGACTTAAATTCATGCATTACGGAGCTTCTTCTCAATGTGAAAGGTGCAGATTTAAAGGCACATGCATAGACGCCCTTGAAAGCGGGCGAATGTACATAATAAAGGATGTTAAAGATGCAGAACAACCATGCTTTGTACATGAAGGTGGAAAGGTTAAGGTTGTTGAGGTTGATAAAGCCTACATAAAAACAGCAGTAGACTCTAAAAAAGCTTTTGAAGGCTCTAAATTAGTTTTTAACCCGCCAGAATGTGATGAAGAATGTTCCATGAGAGACCTGTGCTTTCCAGAGGGACTCTACATAGAAGATAAATGTAAAATAGTCAAAAAGGTTGGAAAAGTAAGGGATAAATGTGCAAAGGGATACGATCTCACAACGGTACTATTAAGATACTGAAGTTTACATTTTACCCTCAAAAAAACATGGTTATTACAAAGTAGAGTAAGATCATTCAATAAAAACTAAATAAAAAAAAGAGATTTAAAGAAGCTAAAATTTGTTAAAATATAACATTGATGAATTGCATTACAATTAAAGAGGAATTATTTATGGAACTTAAAAAACAGGTTGGATACGAAGCTGCAAAGCTTGTTAAGGACGGGGATATTGTTGGACTTGGAACTGGATCCACAACCCTTCACTTCATTGAAAGACTTGGAGAGCGGGTGAAAACAGAGGAACTTGACATAATGGGAGTTCCAACATCCTATCAATCCTTCTTCCTTGCAAGGGACCTTGGAATCAAAATAACAACCCTAGAAGAGAATGACGTTGACATAGCAGTTGATGGTGCAGATGAAGTTGATCCAGACTTGAACCTGATAAAGGGGGGCGGTGCAGCCCACACACTTGAAAAGATAGTTGATTCTTCAGCAGAAAGGTTCGTTGTTGTTGTGGATGAATCAAAACTCGTTGAAAAACTTGGAAAAATGCCCATACCCCTTGAGGTAATGCCCGCAGCTTACAGAGTTGTTTCAAACCGTTTAAGAGATATGGGTGGTGTACCATCAATCAGAATGGCTGAGAGAAAGGACGGCCCTGTTATAACCGATAACAACAACTTCCTCCTTGAAGTTGCCTTCAATGAAATATCAGACCCAAAATTCCTTGAAAAAGAATTAAATTCCATCCCTGGAGTTATTGAGAATGGAATTTTCTCAGGATACGTTGATGAAGTGCTTGTAGGCACACAGGAAGGGGTTAAGGTTTTGAAAAAAGGTTAATGTTGAATAGATCCTTGAATTGAATTGTAATCTGGATAAAAACATTAAAGATTAACTGAAAATCCCATAATATTTCCTTTTTTTATATGAACTCCATTACTTACTTATAAATGCTTTTTTTATGCGAAATTTCTAAAACTTTTTTTAAATCTATTTTTTTCATTGAATTGGGCTTACCCTAAAAATATCTAAAAATTAAAATATTATTCACTACATAAATAGTTAGTATGATCACCATCAAAAGAGCCTACTTACCTCCAGAAGAAGAAGATGGTTTCAGAGTTTTGGTGGACAGAATATGGTCCAGGGGTGTGTCCAAGGAGGATATAAAGTTAGATTTTTGGATGAAGAACGTAGCCCCCAGCAACGAACTGAGAAAGTGGTTTGCCCATGACCCTGAGAGATGGTTGGAGTTCAAGACCAGATATCTGGATGAACTTAAGGATAAAAAAGAATTAATTGCACACTTGAAGATCATAGAAAAGTTTAACAAGACTCTGACTCTTGTGTACTCTGCTCAGATGAAAAACACAACAACGCAGTGGTTTTAATGGAATTACTTAAGAGACAACCAATGGTTGTTAAAACAGATATTTCAAGAATTCATGGTTAATTAAGAAAGCTCTTAAATCAAGTTTCTTAAGCAATACAAACTTAAAAATCGTAAAAAATGAAGGTTAATAGAATCATGGCTTATTAACATTTTATGGGGGGTGAGAATCCATGAAGATGATTATCATCTACAAATCCTACCACCATATGAACACAGAGAAGGTGGCCAGGGCCATGGCAGAAACCATGAATGGAGATCTTGTAAGGGTTGAAGATGTCAAACCCAATGAACTTGAAGACTACGACCTTATTGGTTTTGGTTCAGGTATCTATGGAGGTAAACCCCATAGGGACATCCTAAAACTTGCGGAGGAAATGCAGCCCATGGACAAGAAGGTGTTCATTTTTTCAACCTCTGGCATTCACGGGGAAAACTATCACCACATCCTTATGGAAAAGTTGAAGTTCAAAGGTGCTGAAATCCTGGGAGAGTTCAACTGTCCTGGTGAAGTCCGCCCACTTGGATTAAATCTGGACTTGAAAGGCCCATTAGGATGGTTTATGGGTAAGAATAAGGGACATCCTAATGAAATGGATTTGAATAACGCCAGAATCTTCGCAGAGGATATTCTTAAATCCAGATGAGCTTTATTAAAAAATAATTCATCTAAGTCCAGAAACTGCTGTAATTCCCACAGGGTTTAAATAAAGGGTTTTAAGTCAATAGAAGTCACTTTTAATGAGGTAGGTGGTTGAAATGGATATTGATACTCTTCTAAATATCATTAAATTAGGACGTCCCCAGTTTTTGGTTGGGGGTTTTCTGCTTTTCTGTGTTGGAGTGTTGTTGGCCATTCTACTCCATGCAGAATTCATTTTAAATAAATTCCTACTGGGATATACTATCCTATTTCTGGCTCATCTGGCAGTTCACTACAGCAATGATTATTTTGATGCTGATGCTGATGCATTTGCTGAACCAACTTTGATTTCAGGGGGTAGTGGGATTCTGGTTAAAAATCCAGAATTGAAACCATTCTCAAAATGGTTCGCCATTTCACTCATGATCTTATCCCTGGGTTTTGCAGCAATTTTCATGCTTACCTTCTCATACACAGTTTGGTTCTTTTTATTTGTACTCTTGGGAAACTTTTTAGCATGGTTTTATTCTGCCCCACCCATTAAATTAGTTTACAGAAGATTGGGAGAAATTTCAACTGTACTGACTGGAATCATATTGCCTGGAATGGGTTACTTCACGATTATGGGAACACTGGATCTTCCCTTTCTTATTTTTGCCCTGCCACTAACATTTTTACAGCTCTTCTTTATCATCAGTGTTGAAATGCCTGATATGGAGGGGGATAAATTAGGTGGAAAAACGACCCTGATAGTTTCGAAGGGCCGTGAATTTGGGTTTAAACTCATTTTAGTTTCAGGATTATTGTTTACACTTTCATTTTTTGTAATTCCATTCACAGGTTTGTATCCTTCAATCATAGATTTTAAAATATTATCACTTATTTCGTTAATTCCATTAGGTTTGGGGATTTTAGAATTGATAAAAAAACCATTGGATAAAGAATCTGCAACAAAATTTTCCAGTCTGAACATTGCTGCCCTGTTTTTGGTTGTTATCCTAATTGATCTTTACTTCATCTACCTCATCAAATGAAACTACTGGATCATCCAATAGACTTATTCAAAAACTGTTTAGAATAGTAGTTCATTTGGCATTAAATTTCAATTTTTTCAGGAATATATTTTATTTTGTCCCATTTTTTCACCTTCTTTTATAAAGAATACAGATAGGCTTTTTATCTGTAACTGCAGGAAAATGAATTATTAAATAGGATAACATGGCTTTTAATCATGATTTAATAGTTAATATTATATACCATGACTCTTCTTAAATTATTATTAAAACTGAAAAGGAGGGATAATCAATCAAAGGAAGATCGTGTTTTATAATTTTATTGTTGATTAGTTTGGTATTTCTTTTAAGTCTAAGCAGTGCATCTGCAACGAATGTTACAAGCAGTGTTGGTGTTACCAAGAACATTGGCAGTACAAGTTATGGTTACGTGGATAAAACCTACTACGGTAATCAAAGTTCCAAAAAGACAGTTGTGATCATAGTTGGTGTGCATCCACAGGAAAATGGAATACACAATGCTGTTTCCAAGACCCTTGCAAATAAATCAGCTAATCTCACCAAAAGGTACGTTCTCTACAAGGTTACTGTAACCAAGGATACTGGTGACTATAAAAAGAGCAGAATGAATGGACAGTTACTGGCTCAGAGATTCATTGTTCCAGATGTTTCAAGTGAAAACCCCATGCTTGTTGTGGATGTTCATGAGAATCATTATAAAAGTAGTGGTTACGCTTACTGCAGATTTCTGTACCTAATTTCCAACAACGCTAAAACCAAAACCTACGCCAATGAAATAATCAGTACCATGCCGTTTTTAAGGACCTACACCCCACCAAACCATACAAGTCCACAGTACGTCACAGAACCCATTGCAAGCAAGGGCATATCCACCATGATCTACGAAACCTACAACAGTGACTCAACAGCCAAAAAAGCCTCTGATGCAAATGCTTTTATCAACGCTTTAGACAATCAGGTTGGAAACAGTATAACTGCAAGTCCTGCAGGTGGAAACTACTACGCTCCGCAGAAGGTGAGTTTAACTTCAGATAGTTATTCAAGTATCTACTACACACTTGATGGAACTAACCCAACAACCAGCAGTACATTGTACACAGAACCAATCAGTCTAAACACTTCCAAGACCTTGAAGTATATAGGAGTCACTGAATCCGGAGAGTTATCATCTGTAACAACATCTAAATACCAGATATATGTTTTAACCACATATGAATACACAGCACGTGTTCTTGTTAAAACAGTTAGCTACAGAGGATGGAAGAAGGTTGCCTACAAGGCTAAGGTGAAGGTAAGGTACAAAGTCGGTAAAAAGTGGAGATACAAGTACAAATACGTCACAAAATACAAATGGAAAAAAGGATGGATTTCTTACGGAATTTACAAGAACCAAACAAAACAAGGTACGCGCTGGACTTTAACATGAGGTTCAAGAAGTAAATCCATTTTTTTTTATTTTAGATTTTTTTTTAATTCAAATAAAATTTTCACTATTTTTTAAGGTTTTAGTTGAATATGAACTCAATCCTTCAAAAGGGATGCTATTCCAAATGCCACAGCAAGAACAATCACAATCGTGGCACCTGAAGCCAGGTTGAAAACATATGAAAGCCAGAGCCCAGCAACCGTCAGTACCATACCTGTGGCCACGGAAAGGATCATGAGCTTGTTTAGGTTCTGGGTGAACTGCTTGCTTATGGCTGCGGGAAGTGTTAGAAGGGCTATAACAAGGATCACACCCACCACTTTAATGAGAACAACAACGCTCAAAGCCACAAGGCAGAGAAGCAGAAGATAAATACTCCTTGATGGCATTCCAACAACTCCTGCAAATTCTTCATCGAAGGATACTGCAAGAAGTTCCCTGCGGAATAGAAAAACCGTTAGAATTATGGTGATGTCGAGGACTAGCATGATCACGAGATCTGAAGTTGGAACTGTGAGTATGCTTCCAAAGAGGTAACTGAAAAGATCTGGGGCGTATCCTGGTGTTAGGTTAATGAATATAATACCAATAGCCATACCCAGGCTCCATAATATTCCAATTGCAGTGTCCTCACTCACGTTTACCTTTTCACTCAACATCCCCATTCCCATGGCTGAAATCATGCTGAATGGTATTGCTGCAAGCACAGGATTCACACCAAGGAAGTATCCAAGGCCAATTCCTCCAAAGGCAGCATGGGATATTCCTCCGCTTATAAAGACTATGCGTTTTATCACGATGTAGCTACCTACAATTCCACATGCAACACTCACAAGTAAAGCTGCAATCACTGCATTCTGCATGAAGGTGTATGAGAGAAATTCAAGCATTAAAATTCCCCCTCATTATCATGGTGATGTTTTTCAAGTACCCTGTGGGGAATTCCATGGGATATGAGTTCCAGTGGACATTTGTAGATCTCTTCAAGTCCCTCTGCTGATTCCTCAACAGGTCCGTGGTAGAAGAGTTTCTTGTTTAGGCAGGCTATCTTGTTAACCTGCGTTGAAACTGCACCAACATCATGGCTCACAAGGATTATGGCCATCCTTTCATGGAGCTTTGAAAGGAGTTTGTAGAATGAATGCTGCATTTCAGGGTCTATGCTTGCCATTGGCTCATCCAGAAGAAGTATGCGAGGATTTCTCACCAGGGCTCTGGCTATGAAAACCCTCTGCATCTGCCCGCCTGAAAGCCTGCTTATCTGCCTGTTGCGGTACTTTAGCATGCCAACCTCTTCAAGAACATCTTTAACAGCTTTTTTATCCCTGGGGGTGTAACCCTTAAAAAGTCCCTTGTAACGGCCTGTGAGAACAGTTTCAAAGACATCTATTGGAAAATCATGGTCAAAAACAACTGTTTGTGGAAGGTATCCCATGAATTTTCTTGCCTTTTCAGGGGGGTTTCCAAATATTTTCACGTTACCCGTGTCTGGTTTCAAAATTCCAAGAATTAGCTTAAGAAGGGTACTTTTTCCACCACCATTGGGACCTATAACTGCCAAATAATCTTTTTTATCTAAGGATAGGTTTATATCTTTCAGCACTGTCCTGCCATTAACACTGTAATTCAGATCTTTGATTTCAAGAATCTTTTCTACCATATTACTCCCTTAAATAAATTTTTTTTATACTTTCATCCCTTATTGTCCGTCACTGTTTCTGCGAATATGCCTGAAACCCTGTACATGTTATCAAGGTAGTTTTCAGGCATTGTATCAATGGACACAACATGACCCCCTATCTGGTCTGCTATAACACTGGCACTTGCATTGCTGAACTGGGGTGATACGAAGATAACAGTCACATTGTCCTTTTTTGCAAGGGTCACAAGTTCAGCTATGTTTTTGGATGTGGGTTCTTTACCCTCTTTTTCAATGGATATTTGATTCAGTCCATAGTCACGGCAGAAGTAGCCCCATGAAGGATGATAAACCATTATGTTCATGCCCTTATCATCTGCAAGTGTTTCTGTGATGTTTTCATCGAGTTTATCCAGTTCCTGCAGATAGACATCCCTGTTTTTGGTGTAGTAATCCCTGTTTTCGGGATCAACTTCCACAAGCCCCTCATAAATATTTTCCACCATTACTTTGGCATTTCTTGGTGAGTTCCAAACATGGGGGTCGTTGTTGCCCTCATCAGGGTCTGTGCTTTCCATGAGATCTAGGCCCTTGGAACAGTTCACAATGAGCATTTCACTGTTCAAACCTTTTATCTTGTCCATCCAACCGATTTCAAATTCAATTCCAGAACCAACCTCTGCGTACATATCAGCCTGCCCGGCCTTCTGGATTTTACCTGGTGTTGGCTCGTATGTATGGGGATCTGCACCTGGAGGAACCATCACCACAACATTCACCCTGTCTCCACCCACTTTTTTAACAAATTCTGTTTCTGTGGGAATGGTTACAGCCACGGTTACTGTGCTGTTTTCAACTGTCTTTGAATCATTTGAAACCTCATAAACAACAGTTCCAAGAAAGAATATAATAACTCCTAAAAGCATAAAAATTCCAATTATCCTCTTTTTTTTCAAAATCATTCCCCTGAACTTGTTGATTTTTATTCAAATCAAAATTGAAAGATTTTTCCCATTTTAAGCCCGGTAATTGTAATTATTTTTATTTTTATTAATATTTAAAACTTTTTATAATAAAAAATATCAAATTATTTATAAAAGGTTAATAATAATTATCCCTAGAGAAAATGGAAGTGGAACCATGACAATCGTAAGCATATCCCTGAACGACAAGCTCCTCCAGGAAATAGACCATATAAAGGATGAAATGGGATTTTCCGGGAGATCTGAAGTTATAAGGGCAAGTGCCAGAATGTTGATAGCAGACAACAAAGAAAAAGATGAATTAACTGGGGAGATAAATTCTGTGCTGATCTTGATCCACCATAAAAAGGTTGAAGACAGGGTTACAGAGATAAAACATGGATTTGAGGATGTAATCAGCACCCAGATCCACAGTCACCTGAGGGAGAATAAATGCCTTGAAATATTTATTTTAGATGGAAACGCCCAGAGAATGAACCAGTTCTATAAGATGTTTGAAACATCGCCAAAAATGGAATATGTGAAGTTGATAGTGGTTTAAGATTCCATCAGCTTCAAAACATCCTCCAAACTATGGGTAGGTGCGTTGCAGCTTTTATCTGAACATAGGTAAAGTGTTGCCCCACCATCAATCATCCCCTTAATCTCAACTGATTCTGTAACATCTTTTATACCTAAAATATCCCTGTACCTGATTTCAGCCTGGGATTCAATGATTGGGTTCAGTATAAGAACTTTGTTTGGGATGAAGTACTTCCTCAAGTTTTTTAAGATCCTGATGGTATCTTCAGAAAATGGATTTCCAGCTAAAACTAAAGTATATGATGGACCCACCCTGAAATCTAAGGCTTCAATGAATTGTGTGTGGGCTGTTGGAGCCTTTTTAACATTCACTGAGAATGCTTGCTCCATCTCACGAGTTTTCAATTCAAATTCCTGATTTTCAGTTATCTTGGCAATTTTAAGCAGGTTCAGGTACTGAACAGAATTTCCTGAGGGTAATGCACCATCATAGGTTTTTTTCTCCCTGAGGAGTACTTGTTCTGAATCAGAGGCAGTGAAATAGAAACCACCATACCCTTCATCCCAGAAATATTTTAACAAGGTCTGGGTAAGATCCACGGCCTTTTTCAGGTACTTTGGCTTGAAAAGGGCTTCATAAAGTTCCAGAAGTCCCCATACAACGAATGCATAATCATCAAGTGTTCCAGGAATACCAGCATCACCATCTCTGTAACGGTGAAAAAGCCTATCACCCGAGCACATCTCCTCCAAAATAAAATTCATGGCAGATTCTGCACTCTCTGAATAGATATCTCCCTTAAGGGGATCACCAAAAACCTGTGATGCTCTGGAGAGTGCTGCAACCATCAAACCGTTCCAATCTGCAAGTAACT is part of the Methanobacterium aggregans genome and harbors:
- a CDS encoding ARPP-1 family domain-containing protein — translated: MNFRVILLVSIIVIFAAVFGVMSYSGTGEIEGISLDQAYDQGDVVIIQSTSAGTVPHVVKVQNNGKNTLKIEKGELLKSNDSQDLVTAEDKQVTAQSTANIKAYCFEPAQRAYSGMKLESAGTASDAIKEIVDNSNPSDVQNATDAQLKIWTIFSGGDLNIYTGEPVALANKQNIRFSKLKEDADTAKSEVMAQFGVTQDEIATLNQTTTSSSSSSLSDMWNNFNDWVKNLTGI
- the proS gene encoding proline--tRNA ligase; translation: MTEFSEWFHNILEEAEIIDTRYPIKGMHVWLPQGFKIRKYTLNILKEILDEDHEEVLFPLLIPEDELAKEAIHVKGFESEVYWVTHGGLTELNKKLALRPTSETAMYPMFSLWVRSHTDLPMKFYQVVNTFRYETKHTRPLIRVREITTFKEAHTIHATKEEADMQVERALEIYRTFFNALGIPYTISKRPEWDKFPGADYTMAFDTLLPDGKTLQIATVHNLGQTFAKTFDITYETLEGEHEYVYQTCYGLSDRVIASTIGIHGDEGGLCLPPAVAPYQIVVVPIIFKKGGEEVLDFCKNLEEKLRNEGFRVHFDDRDIRAGKKYYEWEMRGVPLRLEVGPRDIANKKVVTVRRDNGEKEFMDFNPESFIMDINALMEKININMNKKAWNSFEDKIRAVENIDEVSKTLEEHGGIISFGWCGDETCGKDLEEKVNVDILGIQSESEADEVCMNCGKPAKHIALMAKTY
- a CDS encoding NAD(P)-dependent glycerol-1-phosphate dehydrogenase, with translation MDFRKIQLPREIHAGAGVITETGAICKDLKVEGKALVVTGPRTIKVAGEKAIESLQSEGFDVECVTIDTASKDSVLEVQDAMDDVSIVLGVGGGKVIDTAKLASTRSELHFISVPTAASHDGIASPRASIKNEGGSVSLKAKPPIGVIADTKIISQAPFRLLAAGCGDIISNHTSILDWKLSYRLLNEYFSDSAAALSLMTAEMTTKSADAIKEGLTESAGLVVKALISSGIAISIAGTSRPASGSEHKFSHALDIVAPKPALHGEQCGVGTIMMMYLHGGDWKFIRDTLKTIKAPTTAKEMGIKPEFIIEALTKAHTIRKERYTILGDRGLTRESAETLATTTGVI
- a CDS encoding UPF0179 family protein, with the translated sequence MITLIGKNLANKGLKFMHYGASSQCERCRFKGTCIDALESGRMYIIKDVKDAEQPCFVHEGGKVKVVEVDKAYIKTAVDSKKAFEGSKLVFNPPECDEECSMRDLCFPEGLYIEDKCKIVKKVGKVRDKCAKGYDLTTVLLRY
- the rpiA gene encoding ribose-5-phosphate isomerase RpiA, yielding MELKKQVGYEAAKLVKDGDIVGLGTGSTTLHFIERLGERVKTEELDIMGVPTSYQSFFLARDLGIKITTLEENDVDIAVDGADEVDPDLNLIKGGGAAHTLEKIVDSSAERFVVVVDESKLVEKLGKMPIPLEVMPAAYRVVSNRLRDMGGVPSIRMAERKDGPVITDNNNFLLEVAFNEISDPKFLEKELNSIPGVIENGIFSGYVDEVLVGTQEGVKVLKKG
- a CDS encoding DUF488 domain-containing protein, with product MITIKRAYLPPEEEDGFRVLVDRIWSRGVSKEDIKLDFWMKNVAPSNELRKWFAHDPERWLEFKTRYLDELKDKKELIAHLKIIEKFNKTLTLVYSAQMKNTTTQWF
- a CDS encoding flavodoxin family protein — translated: MKMIIIYKSYHHMNTEKVARAMAETMNGDLVRVEDVKPNELEDYDLIGFGSGIYGGKPHRDILKLAEEMQPMDKKVFIFSTSGIHGENYHHILMEKLKFKGAEILGEFNCPGEVRPLGLNLDLKGPLGWFMGKNKGHPNEMDLNNARIFAEDILKSR
- a CDS encoding prenyltransferase, which translates into the protein MDIDTLLNIIKLGRPQFLVGGFLLFCVGVLLAILLHAEFILNKFLLGYTILFLAHLAVHYSNDYFDADADAFAEPTLISGGSGILVKNPELKPFSKWFAISLMILSLGFAAIFMLTFSYTVWFFLFVLLGNFLAWFYSAPPIKLVYRRLGEISTVLTGIILPGMGYFTIMGTLDLPFLIFALPLTFLQLFFIISVEMPDMEGDKLGGKTTLIVSKGREFGFKLILVSGLLFTLSFFVIPFTGLYPSIIDFKILSLISLIPLGLGILELIKKPLDKESATKFSSLNIAALFLVVILIDLYFIYLIK